A DNA window from Luteolibacter luteus contains the following coding sequences:
- a CDS encoding glycoside hydrolase family 32 protein, with amino-acid sequence MSVFFRPALLASLSFSLLPAAAERVLLFPNSDFEAGTLANWTASGDAFTRQPTFGDNTLARGNVSCGKQGDYWIGTFENYDGVTGAPGNVRGDGATGTLSSQSFTITKRYITFRMGGGNLPAQAGAKLICESQEYALGTGFNSEAMFPITFDAQALMGKTASIVIFDNATGGWGHINADDFAASDEPAVPSDGGFMLTPGIPEADAPMVGYDQPLRPQFHFSSRRNWLNDPNGMVFDGLHYHLFFQHNPLGTGWGNMTWGHAISTDMMHWRQLDHALLPYQVDGRSGTIYSGSTVVDHNNSLGVQVGARKTLVSFFTYASEPFYQAMAYSTDGGVTWKYHNNGRAVVPNQGFDNGERDPKVFWHEASQRWVMVLWVQNNPGRVRFFTSTNLKDWTFASDLLRNWAFECMDMFPLQVDGDPAQTKWVIYDASFDYEIGSFDGATFTTEAGPFHASRGNFYAAQSFNQAPNGRVTQIGWMFDGPDSAAAYGLPYNKQMSFPCDLTLRTTPAGVRLCAQPIPEIASLVTSTQQVSSQILTPTSNLLAQMGNLDLVDLTIEFDPGTASQVILDLPRTSVRYEAASGVFTFTGTDGNQAVAMDGSFMPRNGRVKLRLLLDRLSLETYAFDGESFGAHYINPSNGAATPSLRSVGGNAFVHSLVVKSLGSAWPVETPLATTLENPGFEQGIPSGATFRTAIPGWSTFGDWSDAAGALDDSGDALSQAAGYPDFTGLGAALLKARNGATEKSAGIYQSLGRVALADLGKTYTLSADLGARILDGAGNYSYSGDLTVAFRKGVNGGTGGERGTLLGMAGVRSITADDVALPSLASVSPVTTTATFTPGIEDVGTEVFVVIDLRNTGSSASATDGEKEYLADNVRLNAAAVPLPSGPMAYEGFDYPDGNASLSGRNGGQGWASAWQTVDGGNADVTAGSLTPAAAPADFAGRSTGNSTSLPNGRRVGRVLDTSPAGPFGARGYLDPSGRIGKDGTTLYLSFLQQPNGTTLFYEFEFHRDNLGDPGRIAGIGNDSPGDNVNLRAPNGTQTLIGEGNTGVNFYVVRIDFKPGNDDVRIYRNPTSNTEPGVPTLTRLDAADLSFNGVSFGAFVNGRTVKHDELRFGRSWQEVIGMGPYKAWIGSKGLDGSTGKEDGFEADPDGDGIANGLEWILGGNPLASDAASLLSGPSPDAAALTLSFTRDEAALGEVGLVIQYASDPGGTWATVPITNAGGTYEDGVTVSVDQAADRITVRIPVNNATGNKLFARLRVTEP; translated from the coding sequence ATGAGTGTTTTTTTTCGCCCCGCACTCCTCGCCTCCCTTTCTTTCTCCCTTCTTCCAGCCGCGGCGGAGAGGGTGCTGCTCTTTCCAAACTCCGATTTCGAGGCGGGCACGCTGGCGAATTGGACCGCATCCGGAGATGCCTTCACCCGGCAACCGACCTTCGGGGACAACACGCTCGCGCGCGGCAACGTCTCCTGCGGAAAGCAAGGGGACTACTGGATCGGCACCTTTGAGAACTACGATGGGGTCACCGGGGCTCCGGGCAATGTCCGCGGTGACGGCGCGACTGGCACGCTGAGTTCCCAGTCATTCACGATCACAAAGCGCTATATCACCTTCCGCATGGGCGGCGGGAATCTTCCCGCTCAGGCCGGGGCGAAGTTGATTTGCGAAAGTCAGGAATATGCGCTGGGTACTGGCTTCAACAGCGAGGCGATGTTTCCCATCACCTTCGATGCCCAGGCCTTGATGGGCAAGACGGCGAGCATCGTGATCTTTGACAATGCCACCGGTGGCTGGGGACACATCAATGCCGATGACTTCGCCGCGAGCGATGAGCCTGCCGTTCCTTCGGACGGCGGCTTCATGCTGACTCCGGGGATCCCTGAAGCAGATGCGCCGATGGTGGGCTACGATCAGCCCTTGCGTCCGCAATTCCACTTCAGCTCGCGCCGGAACTGGCTGAACGATCCGAATGGCATGGTCTTTGATGGCCTGCACTATCACCTCTTCTTCCAACATAATCCGCTGGGGACGGGGTGGGGGAACATGACCTGGGGACACGCGATCAGCACGGACATGATGCACTGGCGGCAGCTTGATCACGCGTTGCTGCCGTACCAGGTCGATGGTCGCAGCGGAACGATCTACTCCGGCTCTACCGTGGTGGACCACAACAACAGCCTGGGTGTGCAGGTGGGAGCGCGAAAGACTCTTGTCTCCTTCTTCACCTACGCCAGCGAGCCGTTCTATCAGGCCATGGCCTATAGCACGGATGGCGGGGTCACTTGGAAGTATCACAACAACGGGCGCGCCGTCGTGCCAAACCAGGGCTTCGACAACGGCGAGCGAGACCCGAAGGTCTTTTGGCATGAAGCGTCCCAGCGCTGGGTGATGGTGCTGTGGGTGCAGAATAATCCGGGACGGGTGCGCTTCTTCACTTCCACCAACCTGAAGGACTGGACCTTCGCGTCCGACCTGCTGCGGAACTGGGCTTTCGAGTGCATGGACATGTTCCCGCTGCAGGTGGACGGGGATCCGGCGCAGACCAAATGGGTTATCTATGATGCGAGCTTCGACTATGAGATCGGGAGCTTCGATGGTGCCACTTTCACGACGGAGGCCGGACCTTTTCATGCAAGCCGCGGCAACTTCTATGCCGCGCAATCTTTCAACCAGGCCCCGAATGGCCGGGTGACACAGATCGGCTGGATGTTTGATGGGCCGGATTCCGCAGCGGCTTACGGGCTGCCTTACAACAAGCAGATGTCCTTCCCTTGCGATCTCACCCTGCGCACGACTCCTGCGGGCGTGAGGCTTTGCGCCCAACCGATTCCGGAGATCGCTTCGCTCGTCACCTCCACGCAGCAGGTGAGTTCGCAGATCCTGACACCAACAAGCAACCTGCTCGCGCAGATGGGGAACTTGGACCTCGTGGATCTCACGATCGAATTCGATCCCGGCACCGCCAGCCAGGTGATCCTGGACCTGCCACGAACCTCCGTGCGCTACGAGGCGGCAAGTGGTGTTTTCACCTTTACCGGAACGGATGGCAACCAAGCGGTGGCGATGGATGGAAGTTTCATGCCGCGCAATGGCCGGGTGAAGCTGCGCTTGCTACTCGATCGGCTCAGCCTTGAGACGTATGCCTTCGATGGCGAGAGCTTCGGTGCCCATTACATCAATCCGAGCAACGGGGCAGCGACGCCATCGCTGCGTTCGGTGGGGGGCAATGCCTTCGTGCATTCCCTGGTGGTGAAGTCGCTGGGTTCGGCGTGGCCGGTGGAGACACCGCTGGCAACGACGCTGGAGAATCCCGGCTTCGAACAGGGCATCCCGAGCGGAGCGACCTTCCGCACCGCTATTCCCGGGTGGAGCACCTTTGGTGATTGGTCGGATGCGGCGGGTGCCCTGGACGATAGCGGCGATGCCTTGTCCCAAGCCGCGGGCTATCCGGATTTCACGGGCCTTGGAGCAGCTTTGCTGAAGGCTCGCAATGGAGCGACCGAGAAAAGCGCAGGCATCTATCAATCGCTAGGGCGGGTGGCGCTGGCGGACTTGGGGAAGACCTACACGCTCAGTGCGGACCTCGGGGCCAGGATTCTTGATGGGGCCGGGAACTACTCCTACAGCGGAGATCTAACGGTGGCTTTCCGCAAGGGTGTGAATGGGGGGACCGGAGGAGAGCGGGGGACCCTGTTAGGGATGGCGGGTGTGAGATCAATCACCGCAGACGATGTGGCCTTGCCTTCGCTCGCCAGTGTGTCTCCGGTGACGACCACTGCGACCTTCACGCCGGGTATCGAGGACGTGGGTACCGAAGTCTTCGTTGTGATCGATCTGCGGAACACGGGATCGAGCGCCAGTGCCACAGACGGCGAGAAGGAATACCTCGCGGACAATGTCAGGCTGAATGCCGCGGCGGTTCCGCTGCCATCGGGGCCGATGGCTTACGAGGGTTTTGATTATCCGGATGGCAATGCGAGTCTTTCCGGCCGCAATGGCGGACAAGGTTGGGCTTCTGCCTGGCAGACCGTGGATGGCGGCAATGCGGATGTGACGGCAGGAAGCCTTACTCCTGCCGCCGCGCCAGCGGACTTTGCGGGGCGCTCGACCGGAAACAGCACCTCCTTGCCGAATGGCCGCCGTGTCGGTCGCGTCCTGGATACCTCACCTGCCGGGCCCTTTGGAGCACGTGGCTATCTTGATCCGAGCGGCCGCATAGGCAAGGACGGCACGACGCTGTATCTCAGCTTCCTCCAGCAACCGAATGGCACGACGCTTTTTTATGAGTTCGAGTTCCACCGCGACAATCTCGGCGACCCGGGCCGGATTGCCGGTATCGGGAATGATTCGCCGGGCGACAATGTGAACCTCCGCGCGCCAAACGGCACCCAGACCCTGATCGGAGAGGGGAATACCGGTGTAAACTTCTATGTCGTCCGCATCGACTTCAAGCCGGGCAACGATGACGTGCGCATCTATCGCAATCCGACCAGCAATACGGAACCCGGGGTCCCCACGCTGACCCGGCTTGATGCAGCGGACCTGTCTTTCAATGGCGTCTCCTTCGGGGCCTTCGTGAACGGTCGCACCGTGAAGCATGATGAGCTTCGCTTCGGTCGTTCGTGGCAGGAAGTCATCGGGATGGGCCCCTACAAAGCGTGGATCGGTTCGAAGGGCCTCGATGGCTCTACGGGGAAGGAAGATGGCTTCGAAGCGGATCCGGATGGCGATGGCATTGCGAACGGGCTGGAGTGGATTCTGGGAGGCAATCCCTTGGCAAGCGATGCCGCATCCTTGCTGTCTGGTCCTTCCCCGGATGCCGCTGCATTGACCCTTTCCTTCACACGGGACGAAGCCGCGCTCGGGGAAGTGGGCTTGGTCATCCAATATGCAAGCGATCCGGGTGGAACTTGGGCCACTGTTCCAATCACCAACGCAGGTGGGACCTACGAAGATGGTGTCACGGTATCCGTAGATCAGGCGGCGGATAGGATTACGGTCCGAATCCCGGTGAACAATGCGACGGGCAACAAACTCTTCGCGAGGCTGCGCGTGACCGAACCTTAG